From a region of the Actinopolymorpha singaporensis genome:
- the ffh gene encoding signal recognition particle protein: MFATLQDRLEATFKRLRGKGRLTDEDIDTSAREIRIALLEADVALPVVRSFIAQLKERARGAAVHQALNPAEQVIKIVNEELIEILGGDTRRLRFAKNPPTVIMLAGLQGAGKTTLAGKLGLWLKGQGHQPLLVAADLQRPNAVEQLQVVGQRAGVAVFAPEPGSGVGDPVDVARRSIEHARSKLYDVVIVDTAGRLGIDAEMMQQAADIRDAVSPDEILFVVDAMIGQDAVTTAEAFRDGVGFDGVVLSKLDGDARGGAALSVRHVTGRPVMFASNGEKLDEFDVFHPDRMASRILGMGDVLTLIETAEKAFDEEQAARVADKLKTERGFTLEDFLAQMQAVRKMGSLSKILGMLPGLGDIRNQVDQIDDRELDRIEAIIRSMTPAEREDPKLINGSRRLRISNGSGTTVSDVNLLVERFLEARKMMSQLSQGKGVPGMPNIPGMGGALGAGSRKGKKGKKGKGSQRAGGRSGNPAKRARQAAEAAVAARDQGEEQGGIPAAFGGNGLPDLNSPTEVPEGFELPKELRDLLPKDGK; encoded by the coding sequence GTGTTCGCCACCCTTCAGGATCGCCTCGAGGCGACGTTCAAGCGGCTCCGCGGCAAGGGCCGGCTCACCGACGAAGACATCGACACCAGCGCGCGGGAGATTCGGATCGCGCTGCTGGAGGCCGACGTCGCGCTGCCGGTCGTGCGTTCCTTCATCGCACAGCTCAAGGAGCGGGCGCGGGGAGCCGCGGTCCACCAGGCCCTCAACCCGGCCGAGCAGGTCATCAAGATCGTCAACGAGGAGCTCATCGAGATCCTCGGCGGCGACACCCGCCGGCTGCGGTTCGCCAAGAACCCTCCGACCGTCATCATGCTGGCCGGACTGCAGGGCGCTGGTAAGACCACGCTGGCGGGCAAGCTCGGTCTCTGGCTGAAGGGTCAGGGCCACCAGCCACTGCTGGTCGCCGCCGACCTGCAGCGTCCCAACGCCGTCGAGCAGTTGCAGGTCGTCGGCCAGCGGGCCGGAGTCGCGGTCTTCGCGCCCGAACCCGGCAGCGGCGTGGGCGACCCTGTCGACGTCGCGCGGCGCAGCATCGAGCATGCCCGGAGCAAGCTCTACGACGTGGTGATCGTCGACACCGCGGGCCGCCTCGGCATCGACGCCGAGATGATGCAGCAGGCCGCCGACATCCGCGACGCGGTCTCGCCCGACGAGATCCTCTTCGTCGTCGACGCGATGATCGGCCAGGACGCCGTCACCACGGCCGAGGCGTTCCGCGACGGCGTGGGCTTCGACGGCGTGGTGCTGTCCAAGCTCGACGGCGACGCCCGCGGTGGTGCCGCGCTCTCGGTGCGGCACGTGACCGGTCGGCCGGTGATGTTCGCCTCCAACGGCGAGAAGCTCGACGAGTTCGACGTCTTCCACCCCGACCGGATGGCCTCCCGCATCCTCGGGATGGGCGACGTACTCACCCTCATCGAGACCGCCGAGAAGGCCTTCGACGAGGAGCAGGCCGCCCGGGTCGCGGACAAGCTGAAGACCGAGCGCGGCTTCACCCTCGAGGACTTCCTCGCCCAGATGCAGGCCGTCCGCAAGATGGGCTCGCTGTCGAAGATCCTCGGCATGCTCCCCGGCCTCGGCGACATCCGCAACCAGGTCGACCAGATCGACGACCGGGAGCTGGACCGGATCGAGGCGATCATCCGTTCGATGACGCCGGCCGAGCGGGAGGACCCCAAGCTGATCAACGGCTCGCGGCGGCTGCGGATCTCCAACGGTTCGGGCACCACGGTCTCCGACGTCAACCTGCTGGTGGAGCGATTCCTCGAGGCCCGCAAGATGATGAGCCAGCTCAGCCAGGGCAAGGGCGTCCCGGGGATGCCCAACATCCCGGGCATGGGCGGCGCCCTCGGTGCCGGCAGCCGCAAGGGCAAGAAGGGCAAGAAGGGCAAGGGCAGCCAGCGCGCCGGTGGGCGCTCCGGCAACCCGGCCAAGCGGGCCCGCCAGGCCGCCGAGGCGGCCGTGGCCGCCCGCGACCAGGGCGAGGAGCAGGGCGGCATCCCGGCCGCGTTCGGCGGCAACGGCCTGCCCGACCTGAACTCCCCGACCGAGGTCCCGGAGGGCTTCGAGCTGCCGAAGGAGCTGCGCGACCTGTTGCCGAAAGACGGCAAGTGA